Proteins from a genomic interval of Zingiber officinale cultivar Zhangliang chromosome 1B, Zo_v1.1, whole genome shotgun sequence:
- the LOC121982944 gene encoding probable cellulose synthase A catalytic subunit 1 [UDP-forming], producing MEANAGMVAGSHKRNEFVMIRHEGDSGPKMAKNFNGQECQICGDTVGLSATGDLFVACNECAFPVCRACYEYERKEGNKSCPQCKTRYKRHKGSPRVEGDEEEEDVDDLDNEFNYRHGNLKAGSKWQGEDVDLSSSSRHEPQHRIPRLTSGQQISGELPDATPDRHSIRSPSSGYVDPSMPVPVRIVDPSKDLNSYGLGSVDWKERVEGWKLKQDKNMMQITNKYNDGKGDMEGTGSNGEDLQMTDDARLPMSRIVPIPSNQLNLYRVVIILRLIILCFFFQYRVTHPVPDAYPLWLTSVICEIWFALSWLLDQFPKWYPINRETYLERLALRYDREGELSQLAPIDVFVSTVDPLKEPPLITANTVLSILAVDYPVDKVSCYVSDDGSAMLTFEALSETAEFARKWVPFCKKHNIEPRAPEFYFAQKIDYLKDKIQPSFVKERRAMKREYEEYKVRINALVAKAQKTPEEGWTMQDGTSWPGNNPRDHPGMIQVFLGHSGGLDTDGNELPRLVYVSREKRPGFQHHKKAGAMNALIRVSAVLTNGAYLLNVDCDHYFNNSKALREAMCFMMDPALGRKTCYVQFPQRFDGIDLHDRYANRNIVFFDINLKGLDGIQGPVYVGTGCCFNRQALYGYDPVLTEADLEPNIVFKSCCGSRKKRKGGDKSYIDSKKRAMKRTESSVPIFNMEDVEEGIEGYEDERSLLMSQRNLEKRFGQSPIFIASTFMEQGGIPPSTDPASLLKEAIHVISCGYEDKTEWGKEIGWIYGSVTEDILTGFKMHARGWISIYCMPPRPAFKGSAPINLSDRLNQVLRWALGSVEILFSRHCPIWYGYSGRLKLLERLAYINTIVYPITSIPLIAYCVLPAICLLTGKFIIPEISNYAGMWFILLFISIFATGILELRWSGVGIEDWWRNEQFWVIGGTSAHLFAVFQGLLKVLAGIDTSFTVTSKASDDDGDFAELYVFKWTSLLVPPTTVLVINMVGIVAGVSYAVNSGYQSWGPLFGRLFFAFWVIAHLYPFLKGLMGRQNRTPTIVIVWSILLASIFSLLWVHIDPFTSPTQKAVQMGQCGVNC from the exons ATGGAAGCCAATGCTGGAATGGTTGCGGGGTCGCACAAGAGGAACGAGTTCGTGATGATACGCCACGAAGGCGATTCCGGA CCAAAGATGGCGAAGAACTTCAATGGTCAAGAATGTCAGATTTGTGGTGATACAGTTGGGCTCTCAGCTACAGGGGATCTGTTTGTTGCTTGTAATGAGTGTGCCTTCCCAGTTTGCCGAGCTTGTTATGAGTACGAGAGGAAGGAAGGAAACAAGTCTTGTCCCCAATGCAAGACTCGGTACAAGAGACACAAAG GTAGTCCTCGGGTTGAGGGagatgaagaagaggaagatgttGATGATCTGGATAATGAATTCAATTACAGGCATGGCAATCTCAAGGCAGGAAGCAAATGGCAGGGAGAAGATGTTGATTTATCTTCATCATCTAGACATGAACCTCAACACCGTATTCCGCGTTTGACCAGTGGGCAGCAG ATTTCTGGTGAATTACCTGATGCAACACCTGATCGTCATTCTATTCGAAGTCCATCATCGGGATATGTGGATCCCAGCATGCCAG TTCCTGTAAGGATTGTGGACCCTTCAAAAGACTTGAACTCTTATGGACTTGGCAGTGTTGATTGGAAAGAAAGAGTTGAAGGTTGGAAGCTCAAGCAGGACAAAAACATGATGCAAATAACTAACAAATACAATGATGGAAAAGGAGACATGGAAGGAACTGGTTCAAATGGTGAAGATCTACAAAT GACTGATGATGCTCGTCTACCTATGAGCCGCATAGTGCCAATACCTTCTAACCAACTAAACCTCTATCGCGTGGTCATCATACTTCGACTTATCATTTTATGTTTCTTCTTCCAATATCGTGTAACTCATCCAGTACCTGATGCTTATCCTCTATGGCTGACCTCAGTCATTTGTGAGATTTGGTTTGCTTTGTCATGGCTTCTCGATCAATTTCCAAAATGGTATCCGATCAATCGTGAGACTTACCTTGAGAGGCTCGCATTGAG GTATGATAGAGAAGGTGAACTGTCACAGCTAGCCCCAATCGATGTGTTTGTCAGTACAGTCGATCCTCTGAAAGAACCTCCTCTTATAACAGCCAACACAGTTTTGTCTATTCTTGCTGTGGATTACCCTGTCGACaaagtttcatgctatgtttctGATGATGGTTCAGCAATGCTTACTTTTGAAGCCCTATCAGAGACCGCTGAATTTGCAAGGAAGTGGGTACCGTTTTGCAAGAAGCATAATATTGAACCCAGAGCCCCAGAGTTTTATTTTGCCCAAAAGATAGATTACCTGAAGGACAAAATCCAACCTTCTTTTGTGAAAGAACGGAGAGCAATGAAG AGAGAATATGAGGAGTATAAGGTTCGCATAAATGCTCTTGTTGCCAAAGCACAGAAAACTCCAGAGGAAGGTTGGACAATGCAAGACGGAACTTCTTGGCCTGGAAATAATCCAAGGGATCATCCTGGCATGATACAG GTCTTTCTAGGACACAGCGGAGGGCTTGATACTGATGGCAACGAACTACCTCGGCTTGTATATGTTTCCCGTGAGAAGAGACCAGGATTCCAGCATCATAAAAAAGCCGGTGCAATGAATGCCTTG ATCCGGGTATCTGCTGTCTTAACCAATGGTGCCTACCTTCTGAACGTGGATTGTGATCACTACTTCAACAATAGCAAAGCTCTTCGGGAAGCCATGTGCTTTATGATGGATCCTGCTCTTGGAAGGAAGACGTGCTATGTACAATTTCCTCAACGATTCGATGGCATTGACTTACACGATCGATACGCCAATCGCAATATTGTGTTTTTTGAT ATCAACTTGAAAGGTTTAGATGGCATCCAAGGTCCTGTCTATGTGGGAACAGGATGTTGTTTCAACAGGCAGGCTTTGTATGGCTATGATCCTGTGTTGACTGAGGCTGATCTAGAGCCAAACATTGTGTTCAAGAGTTGTTGTGGTTCAAGAAAGAAACGAAAGGGTGGGGATAAGAGCTATATTGATAGCAAGAAAAGAGCTATGAAGAGAACTGAATCTTCAGTTCCCATCTTCAATATGGAAGATGTGGAAGAAGGCATAGAAG GTTACGAAGATGAGAGGTCACTGCTTATGTCCCAGAGGAATTTGGAAAAGCGATTTGGTCAGTCACCAATTTTCATTGCTTCCACCTTTATGGAGCAAGGAGGCATACCACCATCCACTGATCCGGCATCTCTTCTGAAGGAAGCCATACATGTTATTAGCTGTGGCTATGAAGACAAAACCGAATGGGGAAAAGAG ATTGGCTGGATATATGGCTCAGTTACTGAGGATATTCTTACTGGATTTAAGATGCATGCTCGTGGGTGGATTTCCATATACTGTATGCCGCCTCGTCCTGCATTTAAGGGTTCTGCTCCAATCAATCTTTCTGATCGTCTTAACCAAGTGCTGCGGTGGGCCTTGGGATCAGTGGAGATTCTGTTCAGTAGGCATTGTCCTATATGGTACGGTTACAGTGGAAGATTGAAGCTTTTGGAAAGGCTGGCATACATCAATACCATAGTTTATCCAATCACTTCTATCCCACTGATCGCCTACTGTGTTCTTCCTGCCATTTGCCTTCTGACTGGAAAATTTATTATTCCTGAG ATAAGCAATTATGCAGGAATGTGGTTCATTCTGCTCTTCATTTCTATTTTTGCTACGGGTATTCTTGAGCTCAGGTGGAGTGGCGTCGGGATTGAGGACTGGTGGAGAAATGAGCAGTTCTGGGTCATTGGTGGCACATCTGCCCATTTATTTGCTGTCTTCCAGGGTTTGCTCAAGGTGTTGGCAGGCATAGACACAAGCTTTACTGTCACATCAAAGGCCTCTGATGATGATGGAGATTTCGCTGAACTCTACGTCTTCAAGTGGACAAGTCTTCTCGTCCCCCCAACCACTGTCTTGGTCATCAACATGGTAGGCATTGTTGCAGGCGTATCCTATGCTGTCAACAGCGGCTACCAATCCTGGGGCCCCTTGTTTGGAAGGCTTTTCTTTGCATTCTGGGTGATTGCACATCTGTATCCTTTCCTCAAGGGTCTCATGGGGCGGCAGAACAGAACCCCAACCATTGTTATTGTCTGGTCCATTCTGCTTGCTTCCATCTTCTCGTTGCTGTGGGTTCATATCGATCCATTCACTTCTCCCACACAGAAGGCTGTTCAAATGGGACAGTGTGGTGTTAATTGCTGA